In Archangium violaceum, the following are encoded in one genomic region:
- a CDS encoding GNAT family N-acetyltransferase, which translates to MPAVIRPATPEDLPALAAALAPLPLFKAYGLDATALAGRFRGALERGEGLLMASDESGPVGVCWFLTRGTFGIGAYLRTLAIREDRHGSGLGAQLLAAYEAGCGEPPGGYFLLTSDFNEGAQRFYQRHGYQQVGQLPGFAAPGVSELIFWKPRVRG; encoded by the coding sequence ATGCCCGCAGTCATCCGTCCCGCCACCCCGGAGGATCTCCCGGCGCTGGCCGCCGCGCTGGCGCCACTCCCGCTCTTCAAGGCCTATGGTCTGGACGCCACCGCCCTGGCGGGCCGCTTCCGCGGCGCGCTCGAGCGGGGCGAGGGTCTGCTCATGGCCTCCGACGAGAGCGGCCCGGTGGGCGTGTGCTGGTTCCTCACCCGGGGCACCTTCGGCATCGGCGCCTACCTGCGGACGCTCGCCATCCGGGAGGATCGCCATGGCTCGGGCCTCGGCGCCCAGCTGCTCGCGGCCTACGAGGCCGGGTGTGGAGAGCCGCCCGGCGGCTACTTCCTGCTCACCTCCGACTTCAACGAGGGCGCGCAGCGCTTCTACCAGCGGCACGGGTACCAGCAGGTGGGCCAGCTCCCGGGCTTCGCCGCCCCGGGCGTCAGCGAGCTCATCTTCTGGAAGCCCCGCGTCAGGGGATGA
- a CDS encoding polysaccharide deacetylase family protein, with the protein MARRSPVQFFLALVALAPSACGWIPPEEPDTAQEVAQAPAPEGPPACLTAPIVTNGDRHRMRIALTFDACTTRRNEYDERVIRTLLETSTPATLFIGGGWALANPKRLQELAQYPGFEFGNHTFSHPHMPQVKDDQEVVEELQRTQRVVYDLTGRIPRYFRPPFGEVDRRVAWLASQASLVTLNFDLPSGDPDVTISPKRLVDWVVKKASPGGIVVMHMNHKRFPTAEALPDVIKGLRKRGFELVTVETLLEDTAWPTCKPSDEPEPRPVVAEVIP; encoded by the coding sequence ATGGCTCGTCGGTCTCCCGTGCAGTTCTTCCTGGCGCTGGTGGCGCTCGCGCCGAGCGCCTGCGGATGGATTCCACCCGAGGAGCCCGACACGGCCCAGGAGGTGGCGCAGGCGCCCGCGCCCGAAGGACCTCCGGCGTGCCTGACGGCGCCCATCGTGACGAACGGTGACCGCCACCGGATGCGGATCGCCCTCACCTTCGACGCCTGCACCACACGCCGCAACGAGTACGACGAGCGCGTCATCCGCACCCTGCTGGAGACCAGCACCCCGGCCACCCTCTTCATCGGCGGCGGCTGGGCCCTGGCCAACCCGAAGCGCCTCCAGGAGCTCGCGCAGTACCCGGGCTTCGAATTCGGCAACCACACCTTCTCGCACCCTCACATGCCCCAGGTGAAGGATGACCAGGAGGTGGTGGAGGAGCTGCAGCGCACGCAGCGCGTCGTGTATGACCTGACGGGCCGCATCCCCAGGTACTTCCGCCCGCCCTTCGGCGAGGTGGACAGGCGCGTCGCCTGGCTCGCGTCCCAGGCGTCGCTCGTCACGCTCAACTTCGACCTGCCCTCGGGAGATCCGGACGTGACCATCAGCCCGAAGCGGCTGGTGGACTGGGTGGTGAAGAAGGCGAGCCCCGGAGGCATCGTGGTGATGCACATGAACCACAAGCGCTTCCCCACCGCCGAGGCGCTGCCGGACGTCATCAAGGGACTGCGCAAGCGCGGCTTCGAGCTCGTCACGGTGGAGACGCTGCTCGAGGACACGGCCTGGCCCACGTGCAAGCCCTCGGACGAGCCGGAGCCTCGTCCCGTGGTGGCGGAAGTCATCCCCTGA